CATCATAATACAAACATTCAGTTCTGAAGCCAACTGTTGTTTTTCATAGTGTTGAAACTGCCTCTTTTCATAGTTTGTTCGCAGGCATTTGGCATCAAGGTTTTGCAATTTATTGGAGAAATCAGTCCTACCACTATTTGGGGACACCGAACTGGACGCGTCAACTAAATGGCAAGAGGATTTAAGTGCACTTGAAAACTCATATGTTGTTTCAGGCAGAAAATCCTCTACATGTGATGAGATTGCAGAGGGGAAACCGATTTCCCATTTATTGTCTGAAATGCCTGCAGATATTTCCAGAGAATTGGCCATCATGAAATTTACAGCCTGTCAAAGTTTGCTTAGGCTTTTGTGTTGGATGCCAAAAGgatatatcaattcaaaatcattctCACTTTATGTCACTTGCACACTCAATCCTGAAAGGTAAAATTGTGCCCCTCATCATTTCCAAACCATTATGCTTCAACGTGTCttctatttatgtttgattCGAGCAAGCATACGCAGATTGTTTATGTAGGTTTTCCGCATGATAGCACAgtagatgaataaaaaacattctCGTTATTGTCCTGCACGTTGCACATGTTAAAATTGTGATGTCCACTAGTTTGGAGTAAAGTCAGCATGTAtccaaaaatgaaataaaacccTCAGGCCCTCACTAACCCTCCATTCCCCTCTCCGTATCCTTGGAAGTATATGTAATGGTATGCACTTGCAGTGATTAGTCTTACTTTCGCTTGAAGTTTCTGTTGATACATGTACTTTGTATCATGCAGCATATGCTTAAGTTTCACCCATCTGTTGTCTACATATATGCAAAGATGaaacaacccccccccccccacccccacacacacacacacactgattATATGCAATAATGTGTGCTTGCAGTAATTAGTTTTAAGTTTCTGTTGATACATGTACTTAGTATGATGTAACATATGCTTAAGTTCCACCCATGTGTGATATCTACATTTCAGGTTTGTGATTGGCCACCTGTTAGAATGCGGGGACTCGTTCTTCTCACGTAAACAGTATGAGCTTTTAAGGTTGCTGGTGACCTGCCGGAAGGCCCTGAAATACTTAATTATGGCGTACTGTGAGGAGAAAATTGGAACTACTCAATCCTCACTCATTCCTATTCTGTCTGAGGATGTACGTTCTGTATTATGGCTTTCCCAGTCAATGTCCATCATATGTGTTCCTAACTCTAAGCAAATATCAATGTACTTGTGCAGTTGACTCCATAATTGCTGAGAAACCTTGCACAGAGCTACCCAATTCTGATGTTGCTCAGGAACAGAGCAGTGTGAACAAGTCTAATCCATGTTTGGATACCTCCAATGACTTTGAAAGCTGGAAAAGTGTTATCATTATCGCTGAAAGTTTGGAGGAACAGACACAAGACTTGATTATTTCTTTGAAAGATGCTCTTTTTAAGAACGCGGGAGATGAAATTGATGTTGTTGATTGGAACAAATTATCTTCGATAGTTTCTTGCTTTTGTGGATTCATGTGGGGCCTAGCATCTGCGTTGGACCACACAAATGCAACGGATAGTGATTATGAGGTGAAGCTGTTGAGATGGAAATCTGAACCCATCTCAAAAATTAGTCATTGTATAAATGTGTTCgctgattttatttgtttttccttccacATGCTGTTTGTTGAGGATGATCACCAACCTGAACATTTATATGATGCTCGAAATTCTGTAAAGTCTAATGATAGCAGCATTGTACTGGGTTCAGGTGACTCCCGGAAAGCTACTGTGGATAAACATAGTTCACAGCCGGATAATTGTTCCACTATTGCCAGCGTTCTAAGTAAGCTTGACTCATATGAATGTCAACCATTAAAAAAGGATTGGTTGCAAAGTTTTCTAAAAGGTAATCTTCCTAAGGCGGCAGTACTAATCAGGCAGCTATTAATTGCTGTTTCAGCTATTCTGAGGCTCAATTAGCTATTCTGAGGCTCAATTTACAGACTATGTGTACTCTCTTTTTGTCTAGCATGGTGCCAAGTTTTACTGGCATATCTCAAGTCTTGCTCTTGAAGTTAGCAGATGGCACTGAGGTGCCAAAACCATTCTCTTTTGTTTGGCTAGATGGTCTTCTGAAGTATCTGCAAGAGTTAGGGAATCATTTTCCCATAACGAATCCTACCTTGACTAGAAATGCATATGCAAAGCTACTAGTGTTACTCTTGAAGGCTTTAGGAAAATGCATATATTTACAGGGGAAAGAAGCTACTCTGGCTTCTCGCGATAAAGAATCAAGCACTAAGACACTCCACAGTCATATAGGATCAGCATCTCTTTCTTATCCATACCATTTAGATGAATTTAAAGCTAGGTTAAGAATGTCATTCAAAAGTATGATAAGAACACCATCAGAGTTGCATCTTTTGTCTGCAATACAAGCTATATAGAGAGAGCACTGGTTGGAGTCCATGAAGGCTGCCCAATAGTTTATGAGATTAATACTGGGAATGTAGATGGTGGTAAGGTATCTTCAACTGTTGCAGCGGCATTGACTGCTTGGATCTGGTTCTGGAACATGTTTCAGGTAATATTCTGATTTCCTGACTGCTGTATATTGagtaatgattttttgtttttttctttttaggaagTCAAACCCGATTCTCCCTGCTTGCTAAATAGGCCATCTACCATTCTGCTAACGGGGATTGGTACATTGCATAACGATGTCCAAAATTTTTTCTCTTGTAATTGCAGATTGTTATACTAACCATCTACTTGCTATACATGTCATAAACGTTTAAATGTTGTTAAAAGGAACATTCAGAGTTCAGTGGCTGCTTTGTTCAACATAATTCTACATGTTCAAAGTCCATTAATTTTCTATGGGATAGCAATGGGCAGTGATAGGGATAAAGGACCAGATCCAGGAGCAGTCATTCTTGTGTGTGTTGAGGTACTAACTAGAGTTTCTGGAAAACGTGCTTTATTTCAATTGGATTCCAGGCATGTGGCACAGTCTTTACGTATACCAGCGGCActttttcaagattttgatcAACTGAGAATTTCTGAAGATCCAGCTTTATCTAATTCCTTGTTCTCGGACAACCAAGATTATAATCCTGTGGCAGGCATGAATTCCTTTGTCGCAGATCAACAATTCTCTGTGGAGTTATACACTGTATGCTGCCGATTATTATACACGATGATGTTTAGCTCAATCTCTGAAGAACCTGATTACTATGTTTGTAAATGTTGCAGATAGATTTGTTATCATCAGGCCAGACTCGACATGCATATATACtcataaaaaagaagtaaaaatgaCAGTATTCGCATATCCTACTTTGATAgttagtgttttgttttttttcttcttcctgatCACACCTAAACACATGCTAAAACAACCAATTGTAGACAGTGCTTTGGTTCAGAATGTGTCTCTATGCTACGTTATAGTTGTCTCTGCTCGATCATACAATCCGCATATATTATCCTTTTTGGTATTGTTTTATCTCAAGTTAATTGTTACATGTAatcatgttgataatttttttaatccagtGACTCGGAACGGTGCATTGCTCTACTTCAAGAATCTGAGCGTGTTCTTCTTGGCTGTTTGGAGATGGTGGGTGTTGATTTTTCAGTCAGAAAAGGTTATTCTTCGAGGGGAGTTCAAGAGGGGGTAAAATGTGCTTTTTCCTTGCAATTTTTAAGCACAGCTATCATTGTTCTGATATATGCAgtttcatttcaaatttaaaatgtagATTCATGCAGCCCTAACAAGAGCAATTTGCTTTTCAATTGATGTTCAGGGAGATAGATGAAGCTCTGAGACCTGGTGTGTATGCTtgctccttttatttattttaatattcttttaaggttaaaaaatatatatttagccTGCAACTTAGCTTGAGGTAagagattatttgtttttaaaaaaaaaattatgtttttttagttttatcttttattatttaatttatttgaatattgaattttttttttagtttttatatatttttttattaattttaaaaataatataatttatcttagttttttttatttatcatttattattattattattattttattatttaattaacccGACGTAATGGATTTAGTTAAGTTaattatctaaaatttaaatatttctttcttctttagaAATATTGATCTGTCATTGTACTATGTTCGCTtgcactatttttttaaaaattaattttttttattttaattttttaatatttagttgatttgagtttttaatttgtttccatTTAAATTCTATACCCAGATCAAGAATTTCACgagttaaatataattaattttaatcaattaatgtattaatattttaatatttattttttaaaaaatattatttaatatattatcgttttaatatttaaaaaaaaaatcattcattatAGTTTGATCACCATGCCTATTGGATGAGTAGCGTGTCATTTGTTAAGAGGGCTTTAATGTAATTTCTCAAAGAGGGTGCATTATGCTTCATGCTTTGATGATATTTCTACTGCCGACATGAATTGAATACgtggtaattttaaaaaatatctttttgaaaatatattaaagtaattcaaaaaatcttaaaatatatatatttaaaaaaaaacacaaaaataaaaacaaaagttaacacACACTggactttttaaaatataaaatcagcACCACTTGATCATTTAACCAATTGTCAAATCCATCAAATCAGCGCACATCAGCGGCTCGGAAAGTCCCAATACAACTATCAGACAGTTTCTTTGctataaatataacttttgtAAACATATCCATACCAAGGACAAGAAAGCAGCGATGTACGACAACAGGAGAAGAAGTGACATCATCCATGATGCTTTCACTCTAAATCCTCTACCATATCCAGTTCTCTTCATCTTTGCAGTGATATCATTCTTTTTCTGGATATCTTGGTACTTGCACCATGAAGACATTGTGGAGACTGCTGAGAAAGAAGGGAGTTGGCTCATCGTGGTTGTACCATTAGTGCTAATAGCCATAGTCCGTTGGTTCATGACACCGTGGGACAGGAGCCGGAGAGCAAACCAGCAGCCATCAGAAGGGAGCTCTCCATGGGGTGTGGCTGCTTTCATTGTATTGCTTCTTGTTTTGGTGCGGTTTCAATCTACCTTTCTTGACAGCTGGCTTTTTTGATGCTGTACTAGTTAGTATAGATTTAAGAATAGTTTTGTTCCATCGCTTTGGTAACTTGGTTTATGTTTGAAAGACAGTTTAGAGTTTGAAATAGAGTAATATATGTAACCGTTATGTGTGTATGTGTTTGtgtttatatgtatatatgtgtgtgtgcatTAAGATATGTGATTGGTGGTTTGAGTATTCATGTCTTGTTGGATTTTTCTTTGGTGGATCAGATGCTAATGAAGTTGTCTTTTCTTCAGTAGCTTATTTGTGCTATGTCAAATTTGTATACGCTCTTTATTTAGCTCGAGTTAGAATCTtgattaaaatgatctaaagcCACTCTGCCTACAGTATATTTCTGTTTGGATGCTGAGAAAATGGAGTTTCAGTTTGCTGGGGAAGTAAGTTATAGAACTGTACTTGTCCTGGCTCAAAAGGTAAACTTCacttgaaaattgaaatgagtttCCTTTTCTCGCATAAAACTCTCCTAGGACCTCAGCAGAAACCTTGAAGATAAGttttgttttctcggtttattTTAATGCGGATATTAACTTTGCTTGATTGATTAAGACTAGTAGTAACTTACAAAAGACAAGTTATCTCTCAAGACACTCACCTGAATCTAAAGTCAAGTGGGCATCAGTCAAATTTGTCTTGttctcagaaatcatcacctcaTAGAACAAATAATAAAGTAATCTGCCAAGCAAGGAGTCAAGATCAATGTAATTCTATGTCCACTGAATATTCATGAGTTCCAGAAGTTACGCACTCTATGAGGATCCAATCCATTTGCAGATGTCACTGTCTATACCCAAATGGCTAGCTAAAAGCAGCACTTGTTTAATATCTCTCACTATTTAACTAAATGCAGTAATAGTGTGATTACAGCAGGCCGACTTCATGTATCAACTCAGTAGTCTTGTCTTAAGAGAATCAATCCCCCCATTTTATTCAAAAGATCAACTAGCAGAAGGTGATAGACAATTCACAAAGGAGTTCTGGGACATGTTAAGATATCAAACCAGGGGTAGGATTGGTTTAAAACACATTTATACCCCAGTTATCtctcaataaattattaaagtataaacaaaaaaagcaagTTTGATCGATGAAGAAGCACACCATATTTATATTCTTGTAAATTTTGTTAGTTGTGATTGGGTGGTGGAATAACAGTTCTTCATTTGTGACAAACATCAATTGTTTATTTAATCATCCAATCCTACAACTGCCTTCTTGGTCCGATGTTAATCAAGCCttttgcaagaaaaaatcatcaaacatGCTTGTGGGGTCTAGCTCTGCAGTGACAGTTTCTTGGCCTTATCAGTTTTGATTGAATGGCCATAAGGCGTCTTCTCTTATCCTAAGCCTGAAGGCTAGGGCTTTGAAAGGACTTTGATTCATTCAACCCCCTTTCATATGGGAACACACGTAAAGCATAATTGAATATAATGATTGGTGTTTGTCTGCGATTCTTCATATTCAAATCTTACAGATTTACCCTTTCCCATGCTACAGAAGTCATCTTGGCCTCGCCGACATAGacttgttttcgtgtgtttgtCCATACCAAATGTTGCAATGAACGGTCGCGGGCATGGCAGAGAAGTGAAGTGTTGAGCATGCCGGTGATTCAGTTGCTGCCGCCCTTTTTAAACCAGAGGAACAAACAGTAATCCTGACCAGACTGTTGATTTTGATTGAGTTGGACTTCAGAGATGCATTGAACATTTTGCTCACAACAGTAAGCAAAAACCGTATAATACAAAGCTtgttgccaaaaaaaaaagacaggatTGCTTGACAAAGAAACTCAAAAGATTCGATGATTATAAGCTAAGATATGCACACCCGTATATCTTTAACGTTGTAATTAACAAACATTAAGCAGAGTTTGTCTTTATCTTTTCGCTGATTTAtactaataaaacaaattaatctgACCCCTGAAGAGGTCCAAACCACTTGGAATGAAATGTAGATCGATAAGAGAGCAACATTAAAAGCACCACCACAAAAATGGCAATACCCCAAGGAAAGGAGCCTGAGGAACGTGGATCTGAATCATGCTGTGAACTTCTGAGCCGATAGTAGAGCAACCAATTAGTAGAATATGAAGCCATGAATAAAATCAGGAGGATAGGCAGCAAGACAAGGAATATTTGGAGGTTGATTGCAGAGTGGTGCAACTGAGCCTTATAGCCCGTGTAATGGGAGAGCCATAACAGGGAAATGACAATGCCAAAAATAGCTAGCAATGGGAGTGGTGGAGAAGACACTGAGCCCATGGTCTGGCCTGTCCACCCTTGTTTCCACTCAGGACCCCTTCTCTTAGGATAGAACCACTCcatctcttcttgtttttttttttttttttcctctctcttatCTCTAAATTCAAGCAATTCAGTAAAGAATCTTGTTGATGCAAGGGGGTGACGGGCTTTGTTTGCTTTAATATCAAAGTTGGCTATGGAATTTTGTGCTTTGAGTGTAGAATCCTCAAAGAACTTCTTCTTTGGTCCTGCGCACTCAAGTGTTTGATAAAAAAGGTTTTGAACCACcttaaagaagaaaatgtgATTGCAATTTCTACACGGAAGAAAGGGCCCATGGACCTGTCTAGAAACTTCAGACCACCATTCTGGGCTAGGTCGAAATTCGAAAATGTTGTAGGCGACAGTCATGCACAACATGAAGaacatcaaatatataataaccaCATTAAAATCCCTTTTTCATTGAGGAGATTGTgtagttataaaaaaatgaaagcgaAAAGGATACTCCAAGGTTAACAGCCATGGATAACAGAGCCCAGTGGCAACAACAGAAAAGGAGGATCCCAAGCATAGGAGAAGTTGACAGAAGCTGATGCCTCCAGGGAACTGCCATTGATGAGCAGGCAGGTATCACCTTGCTTCGAAAGGATTGATGGGTCAATATTTTCCACTGTTTGAAACCCCATGCAAGACAACTGTATTTGGCTTTGAGCACATTGGCAGTTGTTTACCACTGTCACGTTCCAATCTGCCTGACCACTTATTTCTCTCCCACTTCGGACTGTCCCAATGGTGATGTTGTTCAATGAGCAATCACATGATCCTGTATTTTCATTACAGCAACATTGGAAACCAAAAATAAGATGTTTTCTTCAAACCACCTCACAATTGAAGAGCAATGCCAATTTGCAAGACAGTTCCAAGAAAAACAAGCCCCCCAACTAAACTCATGTAATCATAATCTATATGGACCCAACTGATTTGATCAATCAACAAGTGAGATGGGTTTTGAGATTCTTCTGTGGGATTAGATTTTTTGGACGAGATGATGATATAGCACCATAATAAGATTGCTTTAGATACAGAAGGAATAGAAACTCTGGAACCAAGATTGATTTTTTGgattagtgtttttatttttgtttagaaatgtattaaaataatatatattttatattttttaaaatttacttttcgtgtcagcaaatcaaaacaatttaaaaatattaaaaaataataattttaagtaaaaaaaatcaaattttaggcGAATTGTATTTTGACTACAATGTGAAACACACCATAAATAACCAGAAACAAGATTCTTCAATCTGAAATCaggattatattttttgatagaCTACATGATGATACTGTAGTACTataatataattgtattttattagtGATCCAGGAGAGAGAGGCAAATATATTAATGAAAGACggagataaagatataaaataaatatttattttagagtgaatttttgttgttttaaaattcaaagacaAGTGACTTggtccttttatttcttttaagataatattaatCAAACTATATCTTATTATCTATATTTACTAAATTATAAAGTGAGAtcacatataaattatttacatCCATAATAAATCTAATTGGTCTTGGACATGCTTAGAATCCAATCATTGAAGCATATTCACCTTTGATCTCGAGGAAAAATGTTCATGATTGATTTCATAGTTTCAAATTGTTATATAGCAATTACCGATAccaaaaagggcaaaaaaagaaaaaaacttatatttaaattctatcacttgaccaaaaataaaaaaaaactatagcaaGAGAGAGAACATCGCCCTTTTCCAAGAAATCATGAAATCAGCTCGTAGATTTACCAAAGAACAGCATGTGTTCATAACACAGCCGAGTTgtattccttttttaaaaagaaattgataataaaaaagagagagaagcatGTATTTGAGCAGGAAAAGATGGATTATGGAGACAAAAAAGATAGCTTTCTTACCTCTGGTAAGTAGGCATAAAACAAGAGTCGCAGCAAAAGCTTTGATGAGACCTGCCATGGGCTttgtaatctcctcttctcGATTCCTGGTTTGTGTTCTGGAGGGGAAGGAACCTCTTCTCCCTGACGACTTTGCTAGCAAGACAGTGCATGCTCAGCtacttttttattctaaaagtaACCAGCCAGGATAATTATGCTATGACCATAAGAGCTGatgttgaatatatttattCCTCCATTGGTCCCGCCTTCCAAGATAGTCACAGCACCAATAAAGCCtgatgttgatttttctttttcgactacatttttcttataaaattatcagtgctcgcccttttttatatatttttccctCGTTAGTCTATAATTCATAGATGGTTTTAAACAAAGAAGacgtttttatatatattttttccacaTCAGTGAACAATGATAATACCACATTAATGGTTAATTAATTCTCTACCCCGTCGTGATTTTAAAGATTTCTCCAGCGAACACGAGTAAGAGAATTAAGTGAAAAACTCTATTAAGTACACCTAATATTATTCTGCCAGGCTAATGCCTCCACGAAGGAAAAAATTGCACTTTCATTACTTGGGTTTGAACCCAGAAAACGATAATTTAAACAAGGAAACAAGTTTTCACGTTCTTTACTTGGGCTAGAACCGTAGAATAAGCATCCaagaatatataaattagtgaagcttattatataaattaatcacaTGTACTGGATTCTGGATTAATGCCAGCCCAACAGtttgcttttcaatttcttcttcttccaaggTCTAACTACATTAGTACAAGGAACACGAGCGTTGTGTAGTGCTGTAGCCATTTCagcagtttttttattattattatttattattattattaagatgtCAGGCTAGCTTGAACTCAACTCCCATGATTCTAAAGTTATAATCATGTCTctggtgatttttaaaaaataaatttaaaaactgaaCAGCTTTcccaataaaattcatttaagcAGTTTTTGATATACAGGTGATGTACAGTCAGGGCATATGTTCTAGGTAATGAACACGTGTTCCGATCATGCTGACTGGTTAAATACCTGCTGTCTTCAAGCATATCTGTCTTTTTTATACCCGCTGAGTCGAAGACAGACACATATGGCAAATGCTGGTCGGCATTTGGCATCTGAGTTCCAAGGCCAACTTCGCACATCAAAAAGAAATCACGAAAAGACGAAACTATACCGAAAAATAAAGAAGGGGGCTTCATCGAGATCACAAGCATCAACCTGATTTATGTTTTATGCCTTTTCAAATGAAAGCTAACGCGAAGGGGCTTGTTTCTTTTTaggattgggaaaaaaaatggataaatcATCAAAACTCCATTCAATAAGACTAACTCATGGGTTGATTACAGTAAGCTTCAAACTGAAGCAGCTCCTTTTTTGCTCTTTATTTGCTAATGTTTCCAATACCAACTCAACTTCATAGAATTAAGCAGCAACTTTCTTGAATGTTACAGAATTGACAATGGTAGCAAACTCGGGGCCCTGCATCACGGAAAATCGCAGTGTCATTGTAAATACCTACCAAATTCGATGTGATGGAGAGTGTACTAGGTACTTTAATGACTGCAAGACAGGTTTTTCAttgtgataattaaattttgaagcaAATGGTTAATGGCAGAAGTATACCTTCAAGGATGCACCACCAACAAGGAAACCATCAATATCTTCTTGCTTCGCAAGTTCAGCACAATTGCCTCCATTTACAGATCCTGAAAAGGAAATTCAGTTGTAATTAGATTATGAGCAACACAAGTGAACAAGATCTACAGAAGCAGGCTATTGTGAGAAGATCAGAAGAACTGATACATTCAAACCTAAGTAACAGTTTATAAGTGGTGACAAACAGTGAGCCAAACCATTAACATGACTTTATGACAATGGTTCACAACTGAATATTGGTATGGATTAGCCTCCAATTAGAACCAACATAGCCAATCCAACCCTGCAGGTTATGATACTGCCCCCTTTTGCCATAGTCTAGTAGGAAAAGGTGAAGAAGAAAAGCTCCTTATTCCTATTCATTTGCAAGTTCATACATATTTTCCATAATCTAAGCAAGAGAACTGACAGGTAAAATTTCAAC
This region of Populus trichocarpa isolate Nisqually-1 chromosome 9, P.trichocarpa_v4.1, whole genome shotgun sequence genomic DNA includes:
- the LOC7494268 gene encoding uncharacterized protein LOC7494268: MAGLIKAFAATLVLCLLTRGSCDCSLNNITIGTVRSGREISGQADWNVTVVNNCQCAQSQIQLSCMGFQTVENIDPSILSKQGDTCLLINGSSLEASASVNFSYAWDPPFLLLPLGSVIHGC